One window of Flavobacterium ammonificans genomic DNA carries:
- a CDS encoding Crp/Fnr family transcriptional regulator — MKSQSDKKDPKLAPKESDFSFIQKFAQFLFSKKYKKKEFLLRAGEINDRIFYVKKGLLRVYMVYEEKEINTWFVKENEFISSVNSYYNETPSEEFIQALEDCEIISFKKSTYSMVLKHNHKLALFAIKQLYIKLCEYSDQCQYLRILSAEKKYEFLKNRNPEVLERVSQKHVASFLGIETTYLNKIIASHKE; from the coding sequence ATGAAATCTCAATCTGACAAAAAAGACCCAAAGCTTGCTCCTAAAGAATCTGACTTTTCTTTTATTCAAAAATTTGCCCAATTTCTTTTTAGCAAAAAATACAAGAAAAAAGAATTTTTACTTCGCGCAGGCGAAATCAACGATCGTATTTTTTATGTAAAAAAAGGTTTGCTGAGAGTATACATGGTATATGAGGAAAAAGAAATTAACACTTGGTTTGTCAAGGAAAATGAATTTATAAGTTCTGTTAACAGCTATTATAATGAAACTCCTAGCGAAGAATTCATTCAAGCCTTAGAAGATTGTGAAATTATATCGTTCAAAAAAAGCACTTATTCTATGGTGCTCAAACACAATCATAAATTAGCACTTTTTGCTATCAAACAATTGTATATAAAGTTATGCGAATACAGTGATCAATGTCAATATTTACGAATTCTATCTGCTGAAAAAAAATACGAGTTTTTGAAAAATAGAAACCCTGAGGTCTTGGAGCGAGTGAGTCAAAAGCATGTAGCTTCTTTCTTGGGCATAGAAACTACTTATTTGAATAAAATAATTGCAAGTCATAAAGAGTGA
- a CDS encoding glycine-rich protein → MITKLKLFLIVGIIAIGQSKSYGQVVGTPYILPTNNLTVVNFIYTGADQQWTVPSGVTEIFVDVMGAQGGTRGSVLGGSGGRVRCKIPVTSGQILYLTVGGQPTTNVPVYGFGGNGGFHISFPATQRAMAGGGLSAISTAFPLTQANALVIAAGGGGASGNASFSTAGGGGLIGGSISGDYGGSLIGGKGATQSAGGAAGATYDPNSTAPTAGSALNGGNGGIVNPGAGLSGWNGGGGGGAGYFGGGGGAGGGNAQAGGGGGSSFINLSYVTVGSINMANQNNKGNGVINIYY, encoded by the coding sequence ATGATCACAAAATTAAAATTATTTTTAATCGTTGGTATTATCGCAATAGGTCAGAGCAAAAGTTATGGCCAAGTGGTAGGTACCCCCTATATTTTGCCAACAAATAACTTAACTGTAGTTAATTTTATTTATACCGGGGCAGACCAACAATGGACAGTGCCATCTGGTGTTACCGAAATATTTGTTGATGTGATGGGGGCACAAGGAGGAACTCGTGGTTCAGTTCTTGGTGGCTCAGGCGGTAGAGTAAGATGCAAAATTCCAGTTACATCAGGTCAGATTTTGTATTTAACTGTTGGCGGCCAGCCTACAACCAACGTACCTGTATATGGTTTTGGTGGCAATGGCGGTTTTCACATCTCCTTTCCAGCCACACAAAGGGCAATGGCAGGTGGTGGCCTAAGTGCCATTTCTACAGCTTTTCCTTTAACACAGGCTAATGCTTTAGTTATTGCAGCAGGCGGCGGTGGTGCGTCTGGTAACGCTAGTTTTAGTACCGCTGGCGGAGGAGGCCTTATAGGTGGTAGCATATCTGGTGATTATGGAGGTTCGTTGATAGGTGGAAAAGGTGCTACACAGTCTGCCGGTGGGGCAGCAGGAGCAACTTATGACCCAAATTCAACGGCACCTACTGCTGGTAGCGCACTTAACGGCGGTAATGGGGGAATTGTCAATCCAGGTGCTGGCTTATCAGGCTGGAACGGCGGCGGCGGTGGTGGCGCTGGTTATTTTGGCGGCGGCGGCGGTGCTGGTGGTGGTAATGCACAAGCTGGCGGCGGTGGCGGCTCTTCATTTATAAATTTATCTTATGTAACGGTGGGTTCTATAAATATGGCTAATCAAAATAATAAAGGAAACGGTGTAATCAATATTTATTACTAG
- a CDS encoding gliding motility-associated C-terminal domain-containing protein, producing MKKIFLLLMFCIVWLDLRAQSPTYINGTFNINAGVPVAWYGDVTFGPNALVYIEDGATAIFYGKNMTVDAAAKFIALPGNNQTGTGTIIFKGSNPLYTNYPLQQTLNGGYSTALDPAFINIEIDNTNGLALSGNVRVSNSIKFTNGHIFLNDFNLVLDSNTNLVNFDVDKHIVTNGTGVLSKEGLANNANFLFPISIAGADYTPATVKNKTIAARTIHVQVKDYTTSVADETTFANKGMDRTWQITASSAGTAEIVLQHNAANNANGAGTNQSLFNNAMSYASQQLTSGVWSQSCTGTNGGTPTSSTQADFILPDTVDATAYFTKATVSCADLSISKLVNTVSPVEGNELSFNITVENSGPINATGVNVTYLLPSGYTFVSATSSLGSYNSITGVWTIGDFANRATANLVVRAIVKANGDYRSVAVIAGAELDPVTTNNTAIITTVPTKIPSLQPKTYHFCLNQVATSVNVDADSGAVVNWYTVPSGGVASRIAPVPNTKVAGVVTFYASQTLNGAESERTEIKIEVHSLPELPSVISGPIVVGAETTQDYSVVSSSSMVTYKWSLPSDWTGSSVTEQLNVTVGKQGGTIKVNAISANGCAGPEQQLDVRVVIEDDVEMYNSISPNGDGVNDELIIKNIDFYPNNTLEIYNRWGVLVYQADGYGQKDVLFKGLSDGRTTMNRNEELPEGTYFYTLMYLNSKGIQRQKAGYLYIKK from the coding sequence ATGAAAAAAATATTTTTGCTTTTGATGTTTTGCATAGTTTGGCTAGACTTAAGGGCTCAATCGCCTACTTACATCAATGGAACTTTTAACATCAATGCAGGTGTTCCAGTAGCATGGTATGGCGATGTCACTTTTGGACCTAATGCTCTTGTTTACATTGAAGATGGGGCTACGGCAATTTTTTACGGTAAAAACATGACAGTCGATGCTGCTGCTAAGTTTATTGCTTTACCGGGTAACAATCAAACGGGCACAGGGACTATTATTTTTAAAGGATCGAATCCTTTATACACTAATTATCCACTTCAGCAAACCTTAAATGGTGGCTACAGCACCGCTTTAGACCCAGCCTTTATCAATATAGAAATAGACAATACCAATGGTTTGGCTCTTTCAGGCAATGTACGTGTAAGTAATTCAATTAAATTTACTAATGGGCATATCTTTTTAAACGACTTTAATTTAGTATTGGATAGCAATACTAATTTGGTAAATTTCGATGTGGATAAACACATAGTTACTAATGGTACAGGTGTGTTGAGCAAAGAAGGTCTAGCCAATAATGCTAATTTCTTGTTCCCTATAAGTATTGCGGGTGCAGATTATACGCCTGCAACTGTAAAAAACAAAACAATAGCAGCACGTACAATTCATGTTCAAGTAAAAGATTATACCACCAGTGTAGCTGATGAAACTACTTTTGCTAACAAAGGAATGGACAGAACTTGGCAAATAACAGCAAGCAGCGCTGGTACGGCCGAGATTGTATTGCAACACAATGCTGCAAACAATGCAAATGGCGCAGGCACTAACCAAAGCTTGTTTAACAATGCTATGTCGTATGCTAGTCAGCAATTAACTTCTGGTGTATGGTCGCAAAGCTGTACGGGTACAAACGGCGGCACACCAACAAGTAGTACTCAAGCCGATTTTATCTTGCCTGACACGGTTGATGCTACTGCCTATTTTACAAAAGCCACGGTTAGTTGTGCTGATTTAAGTATTAGTAAACTAGTAAATACTGTGTCACCAGTTGAAGGCAATGAGCTTAGTTTTAACATTACAGTGGAAAATAGTGGTCCTATCAATGCAACTGGTGTGAATGTTACTTATCTATTACCAAGTGGTTACACTTTTGTAAGTGCAACATCAAGCTTGGGCAGCTACAATAGCATAACTGGGGTTTGGACAATTGGTGACTTTGCAAATAGAGCCACTGCTAATTTAGTAGTAAGAGCAATTGTAAAAGCTAATGGAGATTATAGAAGCGTGGCTGTGATTGCTGGTGCAGAGTTAGATCCAGTAACTACAAATAATACAGCAATTATTACAACAGTACCTACAAAGATTCCAAGTTTACAACCAAAAACCTATCATTTTTGTCTTAATCAAGTGGCGACTAGTGTCAATGTAGATGCAGATTCTGGAGCAGTTGTTAATTGGTATACCGTTCCATCAGGAGGAGTTGCGTCAAGAATTGCGCCAGTGCCTAATACAAAAGTGGCGGGTGTAGTTACATTTTACGCGAGTCAGACTTTAAACGGAGCTGAAAGTGAGCGTACCGAAATTAAGATAGAAGTACATTCTTTACCTGAATTACCATCGGTTATTTCTGGTCCAATTGTAGTAGGAGCAGAAACAACGCAAGATTATAGTGTAGTTTCTAGCTCTAGTATGGTAACCTATAAATGGAGTTTACCAAGCGATTGGACTGGAAGCTCAGTAACCGAACAATTAAATGTTACAGTAGGGAAACAAGGGGGTACAATAAAAGTAAATGCAATTTCTGCAAATGGTTGTGCAGGTCCTGAACAACAATTAGACGTTAGAGTTGTAATTGAAGATGATGTAGAAATGTATAATTCTATTTCGCCAAATGGCGATGGTGTCAATGATGAACTGATCATTAAAAACATTGATTTTTATCCAAATAACACCTTAGAAATATACAATAGATGGGGCGTATTGGTCTATCAAGCTGATGGATACGGACAAAAAGATGTTCTTTTTAAAGGACTGTCAGATGGAAGAACTACAATGAATAGAAACGAGGAACTGCCAGAAGGCACTTATTTTTATACTTTGATGTACCTAAATAGTAAAGGAATACAAAGACAAAAAGCCGGTTATTTGTACATTAAAAAATAA
- a CDS encoding type IX secretion system membrane protein PorP/SprF produces MKIIHNMKKIICWLLLILTTCVYAQQEPQYTQYMYNPSVINPAYSGSLGYGTLFSLYRTQWIGLEGAPKTVNLAYHQPIENSNLGIGGNVLHDEIGPSTTTSFAVDLSYTLNFENESRLAFGIKAGGALLNIDYNKLNHFNPSDNSFRNNINNQFSPNIGAGLFYYTNTTYLGVSVPMILETTQYDEFAFSAANRRQHFYVMGGKVFDLAYNLKFKPAFVAKMVAGAPLQVDLTGNFLINEKFTVGLAYRWSAALSALVGFKVSDRISIGYGYDRETTRLSNFNSGSHEIFLQFDLFKITQQVETPRFF; encoded by the coding sequence ATCAAAATAATTCATAATATGAAAAAAATAATTTGCTGGTTACTACTTATCCTCACGACTTGTGTGTATGCACAACAGGAACCACAATACACACAGTATATGTACAATCCTTCGGTAATTAATCCTGCCTATTCAGGTTCTTTAGGTTACGGAACTTTATTCAGTTTGTATCGCACGCAGTGGATTGGTCTAGAAGGTGCGCCTAAAACAGTAAATCTAGCCTATCACCAACCTATAGAAAACTCAAATTTAGGTATTGGAGGAAATGTTTTGCACGATGAAATTGGGCCTAGTACAACTACATCATTTGCAGTTGATTTATCCTACACACTAAATTTTGAAAACGAAAGCAGATTGGCATTTGGGATCAAAGCGGGTGGTGCTTTATTGAATATAGATTACAATAAGTTGAATCATTTTAATCCTAGTGACAACTCTTTTAGAAACAACATTAACAATCAATTTTCTCCAAATATAGGCGCTGGACTATTTTATTACACTAATACAACTTATCTTGGAGTGTCTGTGCCAATGATTTTGGAAACTACTCAGTACGATGAATTTGCTTTTTCGGCAGCGAATAGACGCCAACATTTTTATGTAATGGGAGGTAAAGTATTTGATTTGGCCTACAACCTAAAATTCAAACCGGCTTTTGTTGCCAAAATGGTAGCGGGTGCTCCTCTACAGGTTGACTTAACGGGGAACTTTTTAATCAATGAGAAATTCACAGTAGGGCTTGCTTACAGATGGAGTGCAGCACTATCGGCTTTAGTAGGATTTAAGGTAAGTGATCGTATTTCTATAGGGTATGGTTATGATAGAGAAACAACAAGGTTGTCAAATTTCAACTCGGGCTCTCATGAAATTTTCTTGCAATTTGATTTGTTTAAAATCACCCAACAAGTAGAAACGCCAAGATTCTTCTAA
- a CDS encoding OmpA family protein: MKKQLALLLLLPMGIVAQVRTLNKADKKFDSEAYVSAIQIYERIANKGMGSEQIYEKLGDANYFNANYVQAEQWYTKRYELKGTFPKEFLYRYAQSLKSAGKTDQAKQIMVQYAKENPTQLRTKNQLQTKAQESIKKGSDVFTITNLNTNSKYSDYSSSIKGDTLLFASARPKAVGNQIYARTGQSYTNLYYAVKRADGSYSKTALYSKSTFSIFHEASPVFTQDGKTMYYTQNELKENNQKRVVDGGRYKIYKSVFKNGKWNNLGVQDIFAQDAARVAHPALSPDGKTLYFASDARGSFGQSDLFKVTINEDGSYTAPENLGTNINTEGRESYPFITKDNILLFASDGHQGMGGFDIFAVDLNQKDALPVHLTSPINSPFDDFGIYWNRNTNQGVFTSNRPGGQGDDDLYEFTNNALQPFAFEYNTRIFGKLTDKNTNHPLVGTVVLFDNFGREINRYQTNESGTFVFEKVNPNQTYRLQANAATYTPNETTASVAIYDKEAEANIALDQDSYKIQQGLDLAKALSLRHIYFDLDKSNIRKDARVELEKIVEVLNQFPSLKIEIGSHTDSRQSKSYNQALSQRRAKSTLDYLVQRGINKNRLTAKGYGETQLINQCADGVKCSEAEHQLNRRSTFVIINQ; the protein is encoded by the coding sequence ATGAAAAAACAATTAGCATTATTACTATTACTCCCAATGGGAATAGTAGCTCAAGTTAGAACACTTAATAAAGCAGATAAGAAATTTGACAGCGAGGCGTATGTATCTGCCATTCAAATCTATGAACGTATAGCCAATAAAGGCATGGGATCAGAGCAGATTTATGAAAAATTGGGTGATGCCAACTATTTTAATGCCAATTACGTTCAAGCAGAACAATGGTACACCAAGCGTTATGAGCTAAAAGGGACTTTCCCAAAAGAGTTTTTGTATCGTTATGCTCAGTCATTAAAATCAGCAGGTAAAACCGATCAAGCCAAGCAAATCATGGTGCAATACGCTAAAGAGAATCCAACCCAATTGCGTACAAAGAATCAGCTACAAACCAAAGCGCAAGAAAGCATAAAAAAAGGTAGTGATGTATTTACCATAACTAATCTTAATACCAATAGTAAGTACTCTGATTATAGCAGCAGTATAAAAGGAGATACTCTTTTATTTGCTAGCGCACGGCCTAAAGCAGTAGGAAATCAAATCTACGCCAGAACAGGACAATCCTACACGAATTTGTATTATGCAGTTAAACGAGCTGACGGGAGCTATAGTAAAACCGCCTTGTATTCAAAGAGCACGTTTTCTATCTTCCACGAGGCCAGTCCAGTGTTTACCCAAGACGGTAAGACAATGTACTACACTCAAAATGAGTTGAAAGAGAACAATCAGAAACGAGTGGTTGATGGCGGGAGATACAAGATCTACAAATCCGTATTTAAAAATGGTAAATGGAATAACCTAGGGGTACAAGACATCTTTGCTCAAGATGCCGCTAGAGTAGCCCACCCGGCTTTATCTCCAGACGGTAAAACACTTTATTTCGCCTCTGATGCAAGAGGATCTTTTGGACAATCAGATTTGTTTAAAGTAACTATCAACGAAGATGGTTCTTATACCGCGCCAGAGAATTTAGGAACAAACATCAATACCGAAGGTAGAGAAAGCTATCCGTTTATCACTAAGGATAATATTTTACTTTTTGCTTCAGACGGTCACCAAGGGATGGGAGGTTTTGATATTTTTGCGGTTGACCTTAATCAAAAAGACGCATTGCCAGTGCATCTTACCAGCCCGATAAACAGTCCGTTCGATGATTTCGGTATCTATTGGAATAGAAATACAAATCAAGGTGTTTTTACTTCAAATAGACCTGGAGGTCAAGGAGATGATGATTTGTATGAGTTCACTAATAATGCGTTACAGCCTTTTGCATTCGAGTACAACACCAGAATTTTCGGAAAGTTAACGGATAAAAACACCAACCACCCTTTAGTTGGAACAGTTGTTTTATTTGACAATTTTGGAAGAGAGATCAATAGGTATCAAACGAATGAATCAGGAACCTTTGTTTTTGAAAAAGTAAATCCAAACCAAACTTATAGACTTCAGGCTAATGCTGCAACCTACACTCCTAACGAGACAACGGCTTCGGTTGCAATTTATGATAAGGAAGCGGAAGCTAATATTGCTTTAGATCAAGATAGTTATAAAATACAACAAGGTTTGGATTTAGCTAAAGCCTTATCATTGAGACATATTTATTTTGATTTGGACAAATCCAATATTAGAAAAGATGCTCGAGTGGAGCTAGAGAAAATCGTTGAGGTTTTGAATCAGTTTCCGTCTCTTAAAATTGAAATTGGTTCACATACAGACAGCCGTCAAAGCAAGTCGTACAATCAAGCTTTGTCTCAACGAAGAGCAAAATCTACCTTGGATTATTTGGTGCAACGCGGAATTAATAAAAACCGTTTAACTGCCAAAGGATATGGAGAGACACAACTAATCAACCAATGCGCTGATGGGGTTAAATGTAGCGAGGCAGAACATCAATTGAATCGTAGAAGTACTTTTGTAATAATTAATCAATAA
- the mfd gene encoding transcription-repair coupling factor: MSKTVYSIYDTSPKTEQIVALLAQNNSPKLHLSGLVGSSISFVVRSIFKKSELPFLLILNDKEEAAYYLNDLEQMIGDQDVLFYPASFRRPYQIEETDNANVLLRAEVLNRINSRKKPAIIVSYPEALFEKVVTRKELDKNTLKVAVGDQISIDFINEVLFEYEFKRVDFITEPGEFSVRGGIVDVFSFSNDNPYRIEFFGNEVDSIRTFDIATQLSLEQQKKIAIIPNVENKFFQENRESFLDYISEKTVLFIQNTEGFLSQLDKQFAKAEEAFDKLSKDIKHATPEQLFLNQEQFTKRALDFSVVELASKAIFKTTKKFEFHIQPQPSFNKQFDLLLNNLNDNHFNGYKNYLFCSNDNQAKRFHDIFETLDEANSENIRKQYNTVVLPLYQGFIDEENQITCYTDHQIFERYHKFSIKNGYSKKQNITLKELTSLSVGDYVTHIDHGIGKFGGLQKIQVEGKTQEAIKLVYADNDIVYVSIHSLHKISRYNGKDGTPPKIYKLGSNAWKVLKQKTKARVKHIAFNLIQLYAKRRLEKGFQYAPDSYLQNELESSFIYEDTPDQIKSTQDVKADMESDRPMDRLVCGDVGFGKTEVAIRAAFKAVDNSKQVAVLVPTTILAYQHYRTFSERLKDMPVSIGYLNRFRTAKQKAETLKQLAEGKLDIVIGTHQLVNKNVVFKDLGLLIVDEEQKFGVNVKDKLKTIAANVDTLTLTATPIPRTLQFSLMAARDLSVITTPPPNRYPIETNVVGFNEELIRDAISYEIQRNGQVFFINNRIENIKEIAGMIQRLVPNARVGIGHGQMEGAKLEELMLAFMNGEFDVLVATTIIESGLDVPNANTIFINNANNFGLSDLHQMRGRVGRSNKKAFCYFICPPYSAMTDDARKRIQALEQFSELGSGFNIAMKDLEIRGAGDLLGGEQSGFINEIGFDTYQKIMNEAIEELKENEFKDLYPEQNDIETKEYVKDLQLDTDFELLFPDEYINTVSERLLLYNELAEIKDEASLLNYENKLIDRFGPLPKQAVSLLSSMKIKWIATRIGIEKLVLKQGKMIGYFVSDQQSDYYQSGRFHHVLQFVQKQSALCKMKEKQTPNGLRLLLTFDNVKSIRRALELMELMGK, translated from the coding sequence TTGAGTAAAACAGTCTATTCCATTTACGATACTTCACCTAAAACAGAACAGATTGTTGCGTTGTTAGCCCAAAATAACAGTCCAAAACTGCATCTTTCAGGCTTGGTGGGATCTTCAATTTCTTTTGTTGTACGTTCGATTTTTAAAAAATCAGAATTACCGTTTTTACTCATTTTAAACGATAAAGAAGAAGCGGCCTATTATTTGAATGATTTGGAACAAATGATTGGCGACCAAGACGTATTGTTTTACCCCGCTTCGTTTCGCCGGCCATATCAAATAGAAGAAACAGACAACGCGAATGTTTTGCTTCGCGCTGAAGTTTTAAACCGCATCAATTCTCGAAAAAAACCAGCCATAATTGTCAGCTATCCCGAAGCGCTTTTTGAAAAAGTAGTGACTCGAAAGGAATTGGACAAAAACACTTTAAAAGTGGCCGTAGGCGACCAAATTTCGATTGATTTTATCAACGAAGTATTGTTTGAATACGAATTTAAAAGAGTCGATTTTATAACTGAACCTGGTGAATTTTCCGTTCGTGGCGGAATTGTCGATGTGTTTTCGTTTTCGAACGACAATCCCTATCGAATTGAATTTTTTGGCAACGAAGTAGATAGTATAAGAACTTTTGATATAGCTACCCAATTGTCATTGGAACAACAAAAGAAAATTGCGATTATACCTAATGTAGAAAATAAATTCTTTCAGGAAAACCGCGAGAGTTTTTTGGATTATATCTCCGAGAAAACGGTTCTTTTTATTCAAAATACGGAAGGGTTTTTAAGTCAATTGGACAAACAATTTGCTAAGGCAGAAGAAGCGTTTGACAAACTTTCCAAAGACATCAAACACGCTACACCTGAGCAATTATTCCTAAATCAAGAACAATTTACAAAACGAGCCTTGGATTTTTCGGTGGTGGAATTGGCTTCCAAAGCCATTTTTAAAACCACTAAAAAATTCGAATTTCATATTCAGCCGCAACCGTCATTTAACAAGCAATTTGATTTGTTGTTGAACAATTTGAACGACAATCATTTCAATGGATACAAGAACTATTTGTTCTGTTCGAATGACAATCAAGCCAAGCGTTTCCATGATATTTTCGAAACCTTAGACGAGGCTAATTCGGAGAATATTCGAAAACAATACAACACCGTAGTACTGCCTTTGTACCAAGGATTTATTGACGAGGAAAACCAAATTACCTGCTATACCGATCATCAGATTTTTGAACGGTACCACAAATTCAGCATCAAAAATGGCTATTCGAAAAAACAGAATATTACCTTAAAAGAGCTGACTTCGCTTTCGGTTGGGGATTATGTTACGCATATCGATCACGGAATTGGGAAATTTGGCGGTTTGCAAAAAATCCAAGTGGAAGGCAAAACCCAAGAGGCGATTAAATTGGTCTATGCCGATAATGATATTGTGTATGTGAGTATTCACTCTTTACATAAAATCTCAAGATACAATGGCAAAGACGGAACGCCGCCTAAAATTTATAAATTAGGCTCGAATGCTTGGAAAGTTTTAAAGCAAAAAACCAAAGCTCGCGTCAAACATATTGCGTTCAATTTGATTCAGTTGTATGCCAAAAGACGTCTGGAAAAAGGATTTCAATATGCGCCCGATAGTTATTTGCAAAACGAATTAGAAAGTTCGTTCATTTACGAAGATACACCGGACCAAATCAAATCAACACAGGATGTAAAAGCCGATATGGAAAGCGATCGCCCAATGGATCGTTTGGTTTGTGGCGATGTAGGTTTTGGAAAAACAGAGGTGGCAATTCGCGCTGCTTTTAAGGCGGTGGACAATAGTAAGCAAGTGGCTGTTTTGGTCCCAACTACTATTTTGGCCTACCAACATTACCGAACTTTTTCGGAACGATTGAAAGATATGCCGGTTTCGATAGGCTATTTGAATCGTTTTAGAACGGCAAAACAGAAAGCAGAAACCCTCAAACAATTGGCCGAAGGAAAACTGGATATTGTCATTGGAACCCACCAATTAGTGAATAAAAATGTGGTTTTCAAAGACCTTGGATTGCTGATTGTTGACGAAGAACAAAAATTTGGAGTGAATGTCAAAGACAAACTCAAAACGATTGCAGCTAATGTGGATACCTTGACTTTAACAGCTACGCCAATTCCGAGAACTTTGCAATTCTCGTTGATGGCTGCCCGAGATTTATCAGTAATCACCACGCCACCACCCAATCGTTATCCTATTGAAACGAATGTGGTTGGGTTCAACGAAGAGTTAATTCGCGATGCCATTTCGTATGAAATTCAACGAAACGGACAAGTATTTTTCATCAATAACCGAATTGAAAACATCAAGGAAATTGCTGGAATGATTCAGCGATTGGTGCCTAATGCCCGAGTGGGAATTGGTCACGGCCAAATGGAAGGCGCAAAACTCGAAGAATTGATGTTGGCTTTTATGAACGGTGAATTTGATGTTTTGGTAGCCACCACGATTATTGAAAGTGGATTGGACGTCCCAAATGCCAACACAATTTTTATCAATAATGCCAATAATTTCGGACTGTCTGATTTGCATCAAATGCGCGGTCGAGTAGGGCGAAGTAATAAAAAAGCGTTTTGCTATTTCATTTGTCCGCCGTATTCGGCAATGACGGATGATGCCCGCAAACGAATTCAGGCTTTGGAACAATTTAGCGAATTAGGAAGTGGATTTAATATTGCCATGAAAGATTTGGAGATTCGCGGCGCAGGTGATTTATTAGGAGGAGAACAAAGTGGTTTCATCAATGAAATTGGGTTTGACACCTATCAAAAAATCATGAACGAAGCCATCGAAGAATTGAAAGAAAACGAATTCAAGGATTTGTATCCAGAACAAAATGATATCGAAACTAAAGAATATGTTAAGGACCTGCAACTCGATACCGATTTCGAATTGTTGTTCCCAGATGAATACATCAACACGGTTTCTGAACGATTACTGCTGTATAACGAGTTAGCAGAAATTAAAGACGAAGCGTCACTTTTGAATTATGAAAATAAGCTGATTGACCGCTTTGGCCCTTTGCCAAAACAAGCTGTTTCTTTACTGAGCAGTATGAAAATCAAATGGATTGCTACCCGTATAGGGATTGAAAAATTAGTCTTAAAACAAGGCAAAATGATTGGGTATTTCGTATCCGACCAACAATCGGATTATTACCAATCCGGACGTTTTCATCACGTACTACAGTTTGTGCAAAAGCAAAGCGCTTTGTGTAAAATGAAAGAAAAACAAACCCCTAACGGATTACGATTGTTATTGACGTTTGACAATGTAAAATCAATTCGAAGAGCTTTGGAGTTGATGGAGTTGATGGGGAAATAA
- a CDS encoding aspartate kinase, whose product MKTVSSIVENYIKTKPFLLNALSLGIINLTSLSRNIMSELENEFGKEVKQGAIVMALKRLTEELDFKLNHKINKVIKNIGEITVRSQLTDYTFAASETVLNKQADLITDINNFSDIFYTSSRGVNETNIVVSNSVNHLVDKHFANEKLIQKLENLASITVKLPKENIVVPGIYYFIFQRLAWEGIIINEVISTSNEFTILVSENEVEVAFKVIKDLKN is encoded by the coding sequence ATGAAAACAGTTTCTTCTATTGTAGAAAATTACATTAAAACAAAACCATTTTTGTTGAATGCCTTATCACTTGGTATTATTAATTTGACTTCTCTTTCGCGCAATATTATGAGTGAATTAGAAAACGAATTTGGTAAAGAAGTAAAACAAGGCGCTATTGTAATGGCCTTGAAACGATTAACCGAAGAATTAGACTTTAAATTGAATCACAAAATCAATAAGGTGATTAAAAATATTGGAGAAATTACGGTGCGTTCTCAGTTAACAGATTACACTTTTGCCGCCTCAGAAACTGTTTTGAATAAACAAGCCGATTTAATTACCGATATCAATAATTTTTCCGATATTTTTTATACTTCATCAAGAGGAGTAAACGAAACCAATATTGTGGTAAGCAACAGTGTGAATCATTTGGTTGACAAACATTTTGCCAACGAAAAATTGATTCAAAAACTAGAAAATTTAGCTTCCATTACGGTAAAATTACCAAAAGAAAACATCGTAGTTCCTGGAATTTATTATTTCATTTTTCAACGCTTGGCTTGGGAAGGAATTATTATCAATGAGGTGATCTCAACTTCGAATGAGTTTACGATTTTAGTTAGCGAAAATGAAGTAGAAGTTGCTTTCAAAGTAATTAAGGATTTGAAAAATTAG
- a CDS encoding YraN family protein, whose protein sequence is MAEHNELGKFGEELAAKYLQNNGYTILATNWTFQKAEIDILAQKDNVLAVVEVKTRTSIDFGLPQDFVKPKKIQLLVKAVHAYVTENDIDSEVRFDIIAIRKDGQNFEIEHLTDAFYHF, encoded by the coding sequence ATGGCTGAGCACAACGAACTAGGTAAATTCGGAGAGGAATTAGCCGCTAAGTACCTTCAAAATAATGGATATACTATCTTAGCAACCAACTGGACTTTCCAAAAAGCAGAAATTGATATTCTAGCGCAAAAAGATAATGTTCTAGCTGTTGTCGAGGTAAAAACACGTACGTCAATTGATTTTGGTCTTCCTCAAGACTTTGTTAAGCCAAAAAAAATCCAATTATTGGTAAAAGCGGTTCACGCCTATGTTACCGAAAACGATATAGATAGCGAAGTACGTTTTGACATCATTGCCATCAGAAAGGATGGTCAAAACTTTGAAATTGAACATCTTACAGACGCATTTTATCATTTTTAA